The following are encoded in a window of Kitasatospora sp. NBC_01250 genomic DNA:
- a CDS encoding polysaccharide deacetylase family protein, whose product MPIPRPSQPADPSRSASPFFPSRRRLLTWGTLGAASLASAALAGCSDSAHAHTGATPGESPSDSFSPNATVDPNAISALPSPAAASPVAVRTKPVFKVHDILPNAPADAIALTIDDGPDPVYTPQVLALLRKYDIRATFNVVGIPGHAHKDLIRQLAADGHTVANHTMTHPQPLSKRTPAEIEKQITDAQSVIVDAGAPAPTLFRSPGGDWSPAIFAAAAKYGMLPIDWDVDPDDWKRPGVPKITEKLMAAKPGDILLCHDGGGNRSQTVDALKTVLPALKAKGLSFVTL is encoded by the coding sequence ATGCCGATACCCAGGCCCTCTCAGCCGGCCGACCCGTCCCGCTCGGCCTCCCCCTTCTTCCCCTCCCGCCGCCGCCTGCTCACCTGGGGCACCCTGGGCGCGGCCTCGCTGGCCTCCGCCGCGCTGGCCGGCTGCTCGGACTCCGCACACGCCCACACCGGCGCCACCCCGGGCGAGAGCCCGTCAGACTCCTTCTCCCCCAACGCCACGGTCGACCCGAACGCCATCTCCGCCCTGCCCAGCCCCGCGGCGGCCTCACCGGTGGCGGTGCGCACCAAGCCGGTCTTCAAGGTGCACGACATCCTGCCGAACGCACCCGCCGACGCGATCGCGCTGACCATCGACGACGGCCCCGACCCGGTCTACACCCCGCAGGTGCTGGCGCTGCTGCGCAAGTACGACATCCGGGCCACCTTCAACGTGGTGGGGATCCCTGGGCACGCCCACAAGGACCTGATCCGCCAGCTCGCCGCCGACGGGCACACGGTGGCCAACCACACGATGACCCACCCGCAGCCGCTCTCGAAGCGCACCCCCGCGGAGATCGAGAAGCAGATCACCGACGCGCAGTCGGTCATCGTGGACGCCGGCGCCCCCGCTCCGACCCTGTTCCGCTCACCCGGCGGCGACTGGTCCCCGGCGATCTTCGCCGCCGCCGCCAAGTACGGGATGCTCCCGATCGACTGGGACGTCGACCCGGACGACTGGAAGCGCCCCGGCGTCCCGAAGATCACCGAGAAGCTGATGGCCGCCAAGCCCGGCGACATCCTGCTCTGCCACGACGGCGGCGGCAACCGCTCGCAGACGGTGGACGCGCTGAAGACCGTGCTGCCCGCGCTCAAGGCCAAGGGCCTGAGCTTCGTCACGCTCTGA